The sequence TCATCTATAAAATATGTCGTATAATTACATTAGTAACATTGTTACATAAAGTGTTAGTAATAAAAATTAATGTAAACGACCTGAAAATATTAATTAGTTAAGCTATAAGTTGAAAAGGCTTCACATTCTATGTGAAGTCTTTTTTAGTTTCAATTTTTTGTACTAGTAATAGAATTATTGATCAGTTTGTAACTCTTTGATATCTTTAAATAAATTTAAGGCTTCTGGGTTCTGTAAAGCTGCTGTGTTTTTTACCTCAATACCATGTACTACATTTCTTACAGCTAATTCTACTATTTTGCCACTCCTTGTTTTAGGTATATCATTTACTTGAATAATTTTTGCGGGAACATGCCTTGGAGTCGCATTTTTCCTAATGATATTTTTAATGGAATGAATAATAGTTGTGGTTAACTCTTTATTATCTTTTAAAATGACAAACAAAACAACCCGACAATCGTCTTTCCAATCTTGACCAATAGCTATGCATTCCTGAACTTCTGGAACTTTAACAGCTTGTCTATATATTTCTGCTGTACCAATTCTAACTCCACCAGGGTTTAATACTGCATCTGAACGTCCATGAATTATTAATCCGTTATTCGTCGTCACTTCAGCAAAATCTCCTTGTGCCCAAACATTATCAAAGTGTTTATAATAGGCATTATAGTATCTCTCATTATTGTTATCTTTCCAAAAGCCAATAGGCATTGATGGAAATGCTTTTTTGCAGACAAGTTCTCCTTTTCCATTAGGTAAAGATTCGCCTTTATCATTTACAATAGCTAGATCAAAACCCAAGCCTTTGCATTGCAATTCTCCTGCATAAACTGGTAGAGTAGGGTTTCCAGATACAAATGCACCAATAAGATCTGTTCCTCCAGAAATTGAAGATAGTAGCACATCATTTTTAATAGAAGAATAGACATAAGTGAAATGTTCTGCTGCTAATGGAGAACCTGTAGATAAAATTGTTTTTAAAGAGCTTAACTGATGCGTTTCTTTTGGTATTACATTTAATTTTGATAACGCTCCAATGAATTTTGCACTAACACCAAAAATTGAAATTTTCTCCTCATCTATTAAATCAATTAAAAAATTATGATTTGGATAAAATGGACTTCCATCAAAAAGTACAAGAGTTGCACCGCAAGCTAAACCACTTATAAGCCAATTCCACATCATCCATCCACAAGTAGAATAATAGAAAAACACATCATTTTCAGAAATGTTTGTATGGAGTAAATGTTCCTTTTGATGTTCTAACAAAACCCCACCAACTTTATGAATAATGCACTTTGGTTTTCCTGTAGTACCAGAAGAATACATAATAAATAGTGGAGCATTAAAAGGCAATTGCTCAAAAGTTATTTCAGTAGCAGCATTATCAATATAGCTTTCCCAAGTAACTACTTTATCAATTTTAGATGGAGTGTGATTATCATTAAAAAAATCGAAGACTATAATTTTTTCTAGACTTGAAATACTTTCTGAAAGGGATTTTAATTGTGTAAAGCAACTATGTATTTTACCATTATAAGAATAGGCATTTGCTGAAATCAGAAACTTTGGTTCAACTTGACCAAACCTATCCAATACTCCTTGAAATCCAAAATCTGGACTGCAAGATGTCCAAACAGCACCAATAGAAGTTACTGCGAGCATACTTACTACAGCTTCAATACAGTTGGGAATATAACCCGCTACTCTATCTCCTTTTTGCAAGCCATCTTTTCTAAATTGGAAAGCGAGCTTACTTACTAAATCATATAATTCTTTATAAGATAATTGCTTTCTACCTCCATCTTCCATTCTACCAATTAAAGCAATATGGTTATCTCTTCTTCTTAAAAGATTTTCTGCATAATTTAAAGTTGCTTCAGGAAAAAAATCAGCAGTATATATAAAGTCATTTTCTATATAAAAAGGAGGGTTTCCTTTATCACCAATAATAGATGAAAAATCCCAAAGAGTAGACCAAAAATCGCTAAGATTATTGCAACTATAACGATGTAAATTGGCATAATTGTACTCTTCTTTTTTAAATACTTTTTCTGCAAATTGAAAAATGTTAGTAGTGGCTATAAACTCGTTTGATGGAGTCCATAGTGGTTTAATAGTGTTCATGTGTTTATTGAGTATGTAGTGTTGTTTCGTGAGTCAAGATAGTAATCATTTTGATAAGATTGAAAGGCTTATCAAATAACATAAAAAAATCCTCTTAATCATTAAGATCAAGAGGATGATTTATCTACCATTAAAATAGGTATAATGGTAGAAATTATTAATACTGTTCTACATAAACATTATCTCTAATGTCATCGTAAAATTTAGCCATTGTTAAGTTGTAATAAGGCGATAAAATGAAAAAGCCTATACCTAAACTTAGTAAGCATAATAGAAACCATCCAAAGAACCTTAGTGCTAAAAGAAGTAACTTTGTTTTGTTACCGCGCATCATTTCTTTACTTAATTGCATGGCCTCCCAAGCACCCATTTCTTCGTTATCAGATAAGATAAAGTAAGTTTGAGAAAACATTAAAGCGACAATAATACCAGGTATAACAAAGAAAAGAGATGCTAAGCCAACTAATATTCCCATTAAGAGATTGGCTAGGATATTCTTTCCTATAGAATTAAATCCTTGGAAAATTTGGCCAAATTCCGGTTCATGACCTCTAGAAAAATTAAGACAATATCTACTTACTCCAAAGCTTAGAGGGCCAATCACAAAGATATTTATTAGTGAAATAGGTGTTTCTGGTGATATATAAGAACCACCAGAAACCAAAGATTGGAATAGAATAGGTACAGCACAAACGGCTAAAATAGATTCCCATCGCCCTTCAAGATCTTGTCTTGATTGACGCATTAATTCAGCATTCTCAGTCATTTTTAAATTGAGATTATAGTAGAGTTGATTTTTAAAGTTAAAACGAATTTAAACTAAATAATTGATTTATAAATAGAAATATGAATCTTACTTTATTTTAAAAAACTATATTTGCACATATTATTTATTTACCTGAATTTTTTATGACTACCAAACTTAGAACCTTAGTAGAGGTATCAACATTTTTTTTAGTATTGATTTCTTTTGAGAACAATGCAGATACTCATTGTGCAACAAAAGGTGCATTTATTAATGATGTTGAATTATATATAGGACCATCCGAAATTAAAATAATCAAATATCCTTTTGAAGGCCCTTTATTATTTAGAAATAAATAGCTGCTGATTTCCCATTTTTGGAATGATAGTTGAATAGTTCAAAATATAACCTTTTTAATATTTTTTTTGCTTTTTCATAGGTGCATAAAGTATGTGCTGTACTGTTTAATTATTTGATTAAATTATGAAAAGGATTCTATTTTTACTGTTTGTACTAACATCTTTTGGGTTACAATCAAATGCTCAAAATTCTAAAAGATTCATGACTGGTAAGCATCCTATAGGTGTTACTGTAGGTGGTGCCATGTGGGATCAAACACAATTAAAATTAAGTGCTTATGCATTTAATGTTTATTTTTCTTATGCTTCTAATTTAGAAAGCACAGGAGGGAAATTAGCAGAAGGACAAGCTGATGTTACTTCTCTTGGTAATTCTAGATTGGATAATTACCATATTGGGGCAATGCTTAGAGTAGTTAATACAGATTTGTATGGTTTATATCTGATTCCCCAAATTGTAGTATCTAATTCGAGTGCACTTTACAAAACTACAAATGGAGATATTATTAAAGATAGTCCAATTGTAGAGTATGGAGCCGGTATAGACCTAATGTATGTAGATAGAAGTGGTTTTACTACACAGTTTGGCCTAGCATCTAATAGTGGTATTTCTATACAAGTAGGCTATTCTTTCTAAGAAAGTGTGAGTTACTTCTTAGCTTTAAAAGGAGTAACTCATATTTTTTATAGTGTATTGGTACTATTACTTTCTTTTTTATTGTTCAAAAACTATATTTAAGTAGGGTTACATTCATCTAGTGCGTAACCATATATCAATCTAAATAATTAAACCTCTTTAATTCAGTACCATTATCGACGTTATGTCACTACTAATAAGATTTTTATTTATACTAACTTTTATTTTATGTTCCTCAATTTCTGCGTTTACACAAACAATTGTTGTAAAGAATATTACAGGTGGTGTAATAGAGGGAGTCTTTATAAAAGACGATAAGGGAGGAAGCGAACTATCTAATAAAGATGGAGAATTTGAATTGCCAAAACAGGGTAACTTTTTTACATTTTCGCATGTTAACTATAGAACAAAACAAGTTTCAAGAAAGCAATTGATTCATATAGGAAGTACTACTTTAGAAGATAATATTATGTCTCTCGAAGAAGTAATTATAGGTGCTAATAAATGGGAAGAAAAAGCTTATGAAGTACCACAACAGATTGTAAATATTCAGCCTTCCGAAATAGCCTTCAATTTACCACAAACAGCTGCAGATATAATTGCCAATACAGGTGAAGTATTTGTTCAAAAAAGTCAGATGGGTGGGGGTAGTCCAATGATTAGAGGTTTTGCAGCAAATCAAGTATTATTGGTAATTGATGGAATAAGAATGAACAACGCTATATACAGGGGGGGGAATCTTCAAAATATTTTAGCAATTGATCCAAATTCAATAGAAAGTGCCGAAGTAATATTTGGACCTGGTAGTGTAATGTATGGAAGTGATGCACTTGGAGGGGTAATGGATTTTCACACTAAAAACCCAGATTTTTCACATCAAGATAAAACAATTATTTATGGTGATGCTATGCTTAAATATAACTCTGTAAATAATGAAAAAACTGGAAATATTAGGCTAAATATAGGAGGTAAGAAGTTTGCTTGGAATGGTAGTTTAACATATTCTGCTTTTGATGATTTACAATCAGGTAGTTGGTATAGAACTGAAGATGATAAATTTGGGCAAAGAAAATTTAATGTAATCAATAGAAATTTTGATGATATTATTTTACCAAATCAAAATTTAGAGAAACAGATACCATCTGCTTATAATCAAATAAATACACTTCAAAAATTTAGTTTTAAACCTTCTTCAAGATTAAAACTTCAGTATAACTTTTTATTTTCTACTACTTCTAATGTTCCGAGATATGATAGGCTTACAGAACTAAATACAGTAGATAATGTAAATGGTGAAGTAATAGATGTTACTTCAGAAGATATTACAGCTGTAGAAACTGATTATTTAGTTACACCTTATGGGAATACAACTCCTAAATTTTCTGAATGGTACTATGGTCCACAATTCTGGATGATGAATTCAATTCGGATGGATTATATTTTTGATGGAAAACTAGCTGACGATATGCGAGTAATTATTGGGCATCAGAGAGTAAAAGAAGATAGACACAACAGAAAGTTTAAAAGTGATAAAAGAAGTAATAGTTTTGTTAAGGTTGATGTTTTTAATATTAATATTGATTATACTAAAAAATTAAATCAGAAGGTAGATTTATTTTATGGTTTAGAAGGTATAACTAACAAAGTTGATGCTCATGCAAATTCTGAAAACATTTATACCGGAATAACCGAACTAGACTTACCTAGATATGCTGGAGGTGGAAGTTTTTATACTACTGCAGCAGGCTACATTTCCGCAAAATATCATTTTAATTCTAAACTAGTAGGAACGGCAGGGGTACGCTATACGCATACAAATATCCAATCAGACTATACAGATGAGGCTTCTAAAGAACTAAATTTACCATACGATCATTTTATTTATAATGTTGGAAATATAACAGGAAGTGCTGGATTGGCTTTTCATACAGCTAATTGGCAGTTAAATACACAATTTGCAAAAGGGTTTAAAGCACCAAATCTAGATGATATTGGTAAAGTTTATAATCCATCTAAAGATGATTTAGTTATTCCGAATCCTGAATTAAAACCAACAGATGTATATACTATCGATGCTACTATTGAAAGAAATATTGGAAATGTTTTACGCATAGGAGTAAACGTGTATTATTCTTGGCTTAAAAATGCAATGGTTCGCCTGCCTACAACTTATCAAGGCCAAGATTCCATTACTATTGACAATGAAAAATATGCAGTTTTATCTTTACAGAACACTGGAGATGCCAGAATTTGGGGTTTCTCATCTACAATAAAAGCAATTTTGAGTAAGTCATTCTCACTGAATGGAAGTTATACATATACTTATGGAATTGATTTAGAGAATAATGAACACTTACGTCATGTACCTCCATTTTTCGGAAAAGTTGGTATTGAATACCAACATAAGAATTTACATTTAGCACTTAATAATCAATATAGTGGAGGGATTTCTTTCAATAATTTAGCACCATCAGAGAAATCAAAACCATATTTATATTCGCATGTAGGTGCTTTAAGTTGGTGGACCTTAGGTTTTAAATCGAGCTATCTAGTAAAAGAACATTTATCAATAAATTTAGCTGTTGATAATATATTTGATCAAAGTTACAGAACATACAGTTCTGGTATTAATGCCGCAGGTAGAAGTTATGTTATTGGTTTGAGAGGATTTTTCTAAATATTTAAATCATTGATAATAAGCTGTATACTATTTAATATTCAGGTACTGAAAAATTAATTTCTTTTTTTAGGTGACATTTTATTGATAGATATATTAGTTAATGTAAGCAGAAAACGCTGCATTATTTATCTCTAAAAAATAAAAAGTATTACAATGAAAAAGTTATTTACATTATTATTCTCTATCGCAATTTTGAGTTTTACAAGTAGTTCATTTGCTCAAGAAAAAACTAGTGGAGGTGGAAATTTTAAAGGCCCTGGTACATTAAATATTGGATTCACATCTGGATTTAGTAATAATACTTTGGGTTTGATGGCAGACTATGAAATTGCTCAATTAGGGAAAGACTTTACCGTTGGTGCTTATGTAGATTATAGATCTTGGAGTGGAAAAGGGAGTTCATTTGGAGCAGGAGCAAGATTTAGATGGTATGCTGATAGAGTATTAAATATTCAGAACCCAAAATGGGATGTCTATGCAGTTGGTGATATTGGATTTCAATTTGGAGAAGGAAGTACACTAGGCTGGGGAATTGGAGTAGGAGCCAAATACCATATCACAGACAATTTTGGTATTCAAGGAAACATAGGTACAGGCGCTCAAATAGGTGTTTGTATTGGACTATAATTACCAATCAATTCTACTATTATACTTACAAGAGGATGAATTTTCATCCTCTTTTTTATTTCTAAATAGATCATAATATGAAACAAATCATTCTTATATTCTTGTCCTTCATTTTTATTCAGTTGTCAACATATGCAGACGATTACCCTAAGGAAGTAAAAGTTAAAGATAATACTGCTGTTATAACGATTTATACAATAGAGTCACAATATCTTCAAGAGTTACAAAATCTTGATAAGCAAGTTACTATTAGCAATGATAGAGGTGTGGAAGTAACTATGTATTCTGATGGAGAACAGAATGCAGCAGTTGTTAAATGTGGAGCTAAATATGGTGTAGTGAGGTTTGAAAACAATGTTGATTTCGAAAAAACGATCACTGATTTAATAGAAGTAACACATGAAAATTAATTTACTGTGGTGATATTTTGCATCAAATGATATTACTAAGTGAATAAGTTCTTTTAAAATAAAATAGATAAAAAATGGAAATTCATTCAATAACAAAAAGAGTATTTTTTAAAGTTTTTCAATATTTAAGTATGTCAGTAGGTACTGTTGCACTAATGCTTTTAATTGCTTCAGGAGGACAGGTATAGTGTTATAAATAGAGAAGTTAATTCTATCCATTAAGTATGATAGGTACAGGAAATACATGTTCTGTGCCTTTTTATTTTTAGAATCAAAATATACCCTGTTTAAAATTTGTTTAGTAAATCATTTATGAAAAAACTATTCTTCTCATTCTTCCTATTTATAATTTCTCTTCTGTCATTTGCCCAAAGTAAATTAGATCATCAAGAGGCAAAAGATTATGTAGAATATTATATTTATGCTTATAACA is a genomic window of Flammeovirga pectinis containing:
- a CDS encoding DUF975 family protein translates to MTENAELMRQSRQDLEGRWESILAVCAVPILFQSLVSGGSYISPETPISLINIFVIGPLSFGVSRYCLNFSRGHEPEFGQIFQGFNSIGKNILANLLMGILVGLASLFFVIPGIIVALMFSQTYFILSDNEEMGAWEAMQLSKEMMRGNKTKLLLLALRFFGWFLLCLLSLGIGFFILSPYYNLTMAKFYDDIRDNVYVEQY
- a CDS encoding acetoacetate--CoA ligase codes for the protein MNTIKPLWTPSNEFIATTNIFQFAEKVFKKEEYNYANLHRYSCNNLSDFWSTLWDFSSIIGDKGNPPFYIENDFIYTADFFPEATLNYAENLLRRRDNHIALIGRMEDGGRKQLSYKELYDLVSKLAFQFRKDGLQKGDRVAGYIPNCIEAVVSMLAVTSIGAVWTSCSPDFGFQGVLDRFGQVEPKFLISANAYSYNGKIHSCFTQLKSLSESISSLEKIIVFDFFNDNHTPSKIDKVVTWESYIDNAATEITFEQLPFNAPLFIMYSSGTTGKPKCIIHKVGGVLLEHQKEHLLHTNISENDVFFYYSTCGWMMWNWLISGLACGATLVLFDGSPFYPNHNFLIDLIDEEKISIFGVSAKFIGALSKLNVIPKETHQLSSLKTILSTGSPLAAEHFTYVYSSIKNDVLLSSISGGTDLIGAFVSGNPTLPVYAGELQCKGLGFDLAIVNDKGESLPNGKGELVCKKAFPSMPIGFWKDNNNERYYNAYYKHFDNVWAQGDFAEVTTNNGLIIHGRSDAVLNPGGVRIGTAEIYRQAVKVPEVQECIAIGQDWKDDCRVVLFVILKDNKELTTTIIHSIKNIIRKNATPRHVPAKIIQVNDIPKTRSGKIVELAVRNVVHGIEVKNTAALQNPEALNLFKDIKELQTDQ
- a CDS encoding TonB-dependent receptor plug domain-containing protein, with translation MSLLIRFLFILTFILCSSISAFTQTIVVKNITGGVIEGVFIKDDKGGSELSNKDGEFELPKQGNFFTFSHVNYRTKQVSRKQLIHIGSTTLEDNIMSLEEVIIGANKWEEKAYEVPQQIVNIQPSEIAFNLPQTAADIIANTGEVFVQKSQMGGGSPMIRGFAANQVLLVIDGIRMNNAIYRGGNLQNILAIDPNSIESAEVIFGPGSVMYGSDALGGVMDFHTKNPDFSHQDKTIIYGDAMLKYNSVNNEKTGNIRLNIGGKKFAWNGSLTYSAFDDLQSGSWYRTEDDKFGQRKFNVINRNFDDIILPNQNLEKQIPSAYNQINTLQKFSFKPSSRLKLQYNFLFSTTSNVPRYDRLTELNTVDNVNGEVIDVTSEDITAVETDYLVTPYGNTTPKFSEWYYGPQFWMMNSIRMDYIFDGKLADDMRVIIGHQRVKEDRHNRKFKSDKRSNSFVKVDVFNINIDYTKKLNQKVDLFYGLEGITNKVDAHANSENIYTGITELDLPRYAGGGSFYTTAAGYISAKYHFNSKLVGTAGVRYTHTNIQSDYTDEASKELNLPYDHFIYNVGNITGSAGLAFHTANWQLNTQFAKGFKAPNLDDIGKVYNPSKDDLVIPNPELKPTDVYTIDATIERNIGNVLRIGVNVYYSWLKNAMVRLPTTYQGQDSITIDNEKYAVLSLQNTGDARIWGFSSTIKAILSKSFSLNGSYTYTYGIDLENNEHLRHVPPFFGKVGIEYQHKNLHLALNNQYSGGISFNNLAPSEKSKPYLYSHVGALSWWTLGFKSSYLVKEHLSINLAVDNIFDQSYRTYSSGINAAGRSYVIGLRGFF